GCGCGCCGGGCAGCACGTACGAAAACCGGCTTTCCCCCTGCAGCAGCTCCACCTGCGCGCCCTGCTTTGCCAGCCAAAGGCCTGTGGCAAGGTTTGCAAGGCCGTGCTCCGGCCGCCGTCCCCCCAGGGCACCCAGCAAAAGGAACTTCCGGAATCCCTTTTCCCAGCCTATTCGGGCCGCGTAGTGGGTGTCGGTGTCGTCTTTTTCCGCGGGCAGCGCCACCACCGCACCGCCCTTTGGGCGGGGCGCGCTGTCAAAATCGCCCAAAATCAGATCCGGCTCAAGCCCAAGCTCCCGGGCGGCAAGGTACCCCGCGTCGCAGGCGATCAGGTAATCTCCCGGGCGCATTTTGTGTTTTGCCGCCGGCTCCACCGGCCCAGCGCTCAGGATCACACACCGCTGTTCCACGGCACTCATCCCCTTTTTTTGTTTTGGCCTTCCTCACACGGAAACGGGCGGGACGCTTTGCCCCGCCCGCCTGTGTGTTCAGTGTACTTCCCAGTCCTTAATGTCCTTTACCTCGTCGTACATGGCGGCGTAGCTGGCATACCGGCTGGGCGACAGCTCCCCCGCTTTCAGGGCGGCCAGCACAGCGCAGCCTTTTTCACTGCGGTGGGCACAGCCGGTAAACTGGCATTTGCCCAGGTACGGCC
This window of the Oscillospiraceae bacterium genome carries:
- a CDS encoding thiamine pyrophosphokinase, with protein sequence MEQRCVILSAGPVEPAAKHKMRPGDYLIACDAGYLAARELGLEPDLILGDFDSAPRPKGGAVVALPAEKDDTDTHYAARIGWEKGFRKFLLLGALGGRRPEHGLANLATGLWLAKQGAQVELLQGESRFSYVLPGAPARLAHRPGWYFSIFPLEGAAEGVWERGAKYPLQNARLTADFPLGVSNETLPGGAEISVQKGSLLLVETPKEGPAHKNGPRGI